In Archocentrus centrarchus isolate MPI-CPG fArcCen1 chromosome 1, fArcCen1, whole genome shotgun sequence, the following proteins share a genomic window:
- the LOC115779843 gene encoding adhesion G protein-coupled receptor L1-like isoform X3 yields the protein MAVSLWFVGVLTLAHVAPSGQAMSRAAMPFGLLRRELACEGYPIELRCPGSDVVMVETANYGRTDDKICDADPFQMENTQCYLPDALKIMSQRCNNRTQCVVVAGVDVFPDPCPGTYKYLEIQYECVPYKVDQKVFVCPGSLLSIQPASSLLEVEHQSGAWCKDPLQAGDRLYVMPWTPYRTEVLYEYASWDDYRQNRVTTTYKLPSRVDGTGFVVYDGAVFYNKERTRNLVKYDLRTRIKSGEAVVVNANYHDTSPYRWGGKSDIDLAVDENGLWVIYSTEANNGRIVVSQVNPYTLRFEGTWATGFDKRGASNAFMACGVLYAVRSVFQDDEGQADGRASSNMVVYAYDTSRGQELPVQIPFPNPYQYISSIDYNPRDNQLYVWNNYYVLRYPLQFTPPPPTKGPLSSLMTTVRSYTATVALTPVRPSASHPIGVINRGPFDQRPITAMVPLTPRPPLRVPLAPGGPGQVGGCEGRVARGVQWPPTLKGETVERPCPKGSLGIASYQCMSSPVGWNSRGPDLSNCTSPWVSQIAQKIKSGENAANIAGELVNLTQGRIYAGDVSMSVKLIEQLLEILDSQLQALRPANKESAARNYNKLQKRERTCKAYVQAVVQTVGNLLGPEALVSWADMSNADQSRSASLLLDAVEKGAFLLANNLYEGRFSDRAPNVDLEVYVLNTEADIQDLTFPHSYDSDSILQISALALQQYSNNGQVKLVLSLYKNLGSFLTTQNSTLRLGLGLGQGSEVRRKSLVVNSHVISASVHRGSSRVYLTEPVIFTLRHLQLENHFGPNCSFWNASGVSGNGRWSTQGCRLLHTNNTHTTCACNHLSSYAILMTYQQPTFGAGVEELLVYVVSWVGISVALVCLATCLTTLCCQGAPWHTDHSTIHCNLWANLVITEVLFLVGANKTQYTVLCSITAGLLHFSLLSVFCWLCLEGVELYLLQREVFEGRNSRRKYFYLCGYSVPGLVVAVSAAIDFRGYGSKTACWLRTDNYFIWSFLGPVAVIVTLNLVVLVMTLHKMHSTAALKPDSSRHDNLRAWAVGSLTLLFLQSVTWSSGLMFLSAPSLLLAYLFSSLNTAQALLITILHCTLARKGQKDYGRCLRLSQCCATSSSSSPDSVKGAALRSNSRYTSSQSRRATANRQSRIRRMWNDTVRRQTESSFIAADVNNTPTLNRAALGNHFLTNQVLQTHAGASPYDTVLAQGYSQPFTSTEGGVSQSQESCGLDSVCLNGGYTPNTFTLHGLGTTPGSRAGVVGSTDLLREGGVGIGGDDISPALLTPHGAADLSSGSGMRRNLSDAAALEKMIISELVQSNLRPSVPMPVPPERYGSLARPHHHDRPPLTHTATLTRHAQPPQEGWVASMQPNTRHNAQEGWSQTRHLTQDTETHSTTRGQDHTTTPRLQDGWSHARISGDSESRELLKDGDRSQLQGTLGRRGLQERQQARPPDIQARPYSTLSRTPGTLSRHRSTAESSGGTDRERDRDRYRDRPLPPPPPPPPQESEPLYKALEEPLLMKQREAGIETWRGGQDREKDETFLLKRDGVMDEWRSGSERGRDESFTSQKRDGEMDEWRGGIDRGREESHMLEKRDGRMEAWRGAETEQEETFITQKKDFGMDGWRGGIEREKDESLFLKDRDGWRAGIERENEKQKDRALDVWRGGMDIDREESFLFESKDGGPDGRKRGKDRGSLRYGEREDSDSFSLPLTPDLDLDADSSPIYAQDSNPSPLYPGDRRSPPLSIFPRSSPPTNIFAPRESNSPPSNLYSRHSPQVYSRSSSPPRFYTRTSPPTLSYPDSSPEGPEEVSPTGQPQRPALELPYSLGRPPLGPRPNHLQTFYQPPPMASNGEAGYTPEPSSEGDDGQMQRVTSL from the exons ATGGCTGTGTCACTGTGGTTCGTGGGCGTGCTCACTCTGGCTCACGTTGCACCCTCTGGCCAAG CCATGTCCCGGGCCGCCATGCCATTCGGGCTGCTACGCAGGGAACTGGCATGTGAGGGTTACCCCATAGAGCTGCGCTGCCCAGGGAGTGATGTGGTTATGGTGGAGACTGCCAATTATGGACGCACCGATGACAAGATCTGTGATGCAGACCCCTTCCAGATGGAGAATACACAGTGTTACCTCCCTGACGCACTAAAGATTATGTCCCAGAG gtGTAACAACAGAACTCAGTGCGTGGTGGTTGCAGGGGTTGACGTCTTCCCAGACCCCTGTCCTGGAACATACAAATACTTGGAGATCCAGTATGAGTGTGTCCCCTACA AAGTGGACCAAAAAG TTTTCGTGTGTCCTGGCTCACTGCTCAGCATCCAGCCAGCCTCTTCGCTCCTGGAAGTGGAGCATCAATCAGGGGCCTGGTGTAAAGACCCCCTACAAGCTGGCGACAGGCTGTATGTCATGCCATGGACACCCTATAGAACAGAGGTGCTGTATGAGTACGCCTCTTGGGATGACTATCggcaaaacagagtcaccacaACCTATAA GTTGCCCAGCCGTGTGGATGGTACAGGCTTTGTGGTGTATGACGGCGCTGTATTTTATAACAAAGAGCGAACGCGCAACCTGGTCAAGTATGATCTGCGTACACGTATCAAGAGCGGGGAGGCAGTGGTCGTCAATGCCAACTACCATGATACCTCGCCTTACCGCTGGGGAGGGAAGTCAGACATCGATCTGGCAGTGGATGAGAACGGCCTTTGGGTTATTTACTCTACTGAAGCCAATAATGGACGCATCGTGGTCAGCCAG GTGAACCCATACACCCTGCGCTTTGAGGGTACCTGGGCAACTGGCTTTGACAAACGTGGCGCTAGCAATGCCTTCATGGCCTGTGGTGTGCTGTACGCTGTGCGCTCTGTCTTCCAGGATGATGAGGGGCAGGCAGATGGTCGAGCCAGCAGTAACATGGTGGTTTATGCCTACGATACCAGCCGTGGGCAGGAGCTGCCTGTTCAGATACCATTCCCAAACCCTTACCAGTACATCTCCTCCATAGATTACAACCCCAGAGACAACCAGCTGTATGTGTGGAATAACTACTATGTACTGAGATACCCTCTACAgttcacaccaccaccacctactAAAG GTCCCCTGTCCTCTCTGATGACGACTGTCCGGTCATACACGGCCACAGTTGCTCTGACTCCAGTGCGACCATCAGCCTCCCATCCCATTGGTGTCATCAACAGAGGACCTTTTGACCAGCGGCCGATCACAGCCATGGTCCCTCTGACCCCACGCCCTCCTCTGCGTGTCCCCTTGGCCCCTGGGGGACCGGGTCAGGTGGGAGGATGTGAGGGTCGGGTGGCACGAGGGGTGCAATGGCCCCCCACCCTAAAAGGAGAGACAGTGGAGAGGCCCTGCCCTAAGGGATCTCTGG gtATAGCCTCCTATCAATGCATGTCATCTCCAGTGGGATGGAACTCCAGAGGGCCTGACCTTTCCAACTGCACCTCTCCCTGGGTCAGCCAAATTGCACAGAAG ATTAAGAGTGGAGAGAATGCAGCCAACATCGCCGGGGAGTTGGTCAACCTGACCCAGGGGCGGATCTATGCCGGTGATGTCAGCATGTCCGTCAAGCTAATTGAACAGCTGCTCGAGATACTGGACTCGCAGCTCCAGGCCTTGAGACCAGCCAATAAAGAGTCAGCAGCACGCAATTACAACAAG cTGCAGAAGAGAGAACGTACATGTAAAGCTTATGTTCAG GCTGTTGTTCAGACAGTTGGCAACTTGCTTGGTCCTGAAGCTCTCGTATCCTGGGCTGATATGAGCAATGCTGACCAATCACGCTCTGCATCACTGCTATTAGATGCAGTAGAGAAAGGAGCGTTTCTCTTGGCTAATAACCTTTATGAAGGACGTTTCAGTGACAGGGCACCAAATGTTG ATCTGGAGGTGTACGTGTTAAATACAGAGGCGGACATACAGGACTTGACGTTCCCTCACTCTTACGACAGCGACAGCATCCTGCAGATATCAGCGCTGGCCCTGCAGCAGTACAGCAACAACG GTCAGGTGAAACTAGTTCTTTCCCTCTATAAGAACTTGGGCTCCTTCCTGACCACCCAGAACTCGACCCTGCGGCTGGGACTGGGGCTGGGCCAGGGCTCAGAAGTCAGACGTAAGAGCCTGGTGGTAAACTCTCATGTCATCTCTGCCTCTGTGCACAGAGGCTCCAGCAGAGTGTATCTCACCGAGCCAGTGATCTTCACTCTTAGGCACCTGCAG CTGGAGAACCACTTTGGTCCCAATTGCTCTTTTTGGAATGCATCAGGGGTTTCTGGGAATGGCAGGTGGTCTACACAAGGCTGCCGCCTgttacacacaaacaacacgCATACAACTTGCGCCTGCAACCATCTGTCCAGCTATGCTATCCTCATGACATACCAGCAACCTACT TTTGGAGCTGGTGTTGAAGAGCTTCTGGTCTACGTGGTTTCCTGGGTCGGCATCTCTGTAGCATTGGTGTGTTTGGCGACCTGCCTTACCACACTGTGCTGCCAGGGGGCGCCCTGGCACACAGACCACAGTACCATTCACTGCAACCTGTGGGCTAACCTGGTCATCACTGAAGTTCTCTTCCTTGTTGGTGCCAACAAGACTCAATACACT GTTCTATGCTCCATCACCGCTGGCCTGCTGCATTTTTCCTTGCTCTCTGTGTTTTGCTGGTTGTGTCTGGAGGGGGTGGAACTGTACCTGCTGCAGCGGGAGGTGTTTGAGGGACGGAACTCCAGAAGAAAGTATTTCTACCTGTGCGGATACTCTGTTCCCGGGCTAGTGGTGGCTGTGTCCGCAGCTATCGACTTCAGAGGCTACGGCTCGAAAACTGC aTGTTGGCTACGCACAGACAATTACTTCATCTGGAGCTTCCTTGGACCTGTAGCTGTCATCGTTACA TTAAACCTCGTTGTTTTGGTGATGACCTTACATAAGATGCACAGCACCGCTGCTTTGAAGCCAGACTCCAGTCGCCATGACAACCTGAG GGCATGGGCAGTTGGCTCCCTGACACTGCTTTTCCTGCAGAGTGTCACTTGGTCTTCAGGTCTCATGTTCCTATCTGCTCCATCTCTCCTCCTGGCTTACCTCTTCTCCTCCCTCAACACTGCCCAGGCTCTTCTTATCACCATACTGCACTGCACCCTCGCCAGGAAG GGTCAGAAGGATTATGGTCGTTGCCTGCGTCTCTCGCAGTGCTGCGCAACTTCCTCATCCAGCTCTCCGGACTCAGTTAAAGGTGCTGCCCTAAGATCCAACAGCCGCTACACCAGCAGCCAGAGTCGCAGAGCCACTGCTAACAGACAG AGTCGTATCAGAAGGATGTGGAATGACACTGTTCGCAGGCAGACGGAGTCATCTTTCATTGCAGCAGATGTTAATAATACTCCTACTCTTAACCGAG CTGCTTTGGGGAACCATTTTCTTACTAACCAAGTGCTGCAGACTCATGCTGGAGCCTCTCCATATGACACAGTGCTGGCCCAGGGATACAGTCAACCCTTCACCTCTACAG AGGGTGGTGTTTCACAAAGCCAGGAGTCTTGTGGGTTGGACAGCGTGTGTCTCAATGGAGGCTACACGCCCAACACCTTCACCCTGCATGGTCTAGGGACGACTCCTGGATCCCGAGCTGGAGTGGTGGGCAGCACTGACCTTCTGAGGGAGGGAGGAGTTGGCATAGGAGGGGATGACATCTCCCCAGCGCTCCTGACGCCGCATGGGGCAGCAGATCTGAGCAGTGGTTCTGGGATGCGTCGTAATCTGTCTGACGCAGCAGCATTGGAGAAGATGATCATTTCAGAGCTGGTGCAGAGCAACCTGAGGCCTTCGGTTCCTATGCCTGTTCCTCCCGAGCGCTACGGCAGCTTGGCGAGGCCACACCACCATGACAGGCCGCCTCTCACTCACACTGCCACTTTAACTCGACATGCACAGCCACCACAAGAGGGCTGGGTTGCCTCCATGCAGCCAAACACACGTCACAACGCACAAGAGGGCTGGTCACAAACAAGGCACCTCACACAAGACACTGAGACACATTCCACAACACGTGGACAAGATCATACCACGACGCCACGCTTACAAGATGGCTGGTCACATGCGCGCATTTCTGGAGATTCTGAGTCCCGTGAGCTTCTGAAAGATGGGGACCGGTCGCAGCTCCAAGGTACTCTGGGCCGCCGCGGGCTTCAGGAACGACAGCAAGCACGTCCTCCTGACATTCAAGCTCGGCCTTACTCCACTCTCAGCCGCACACCTGGTACTCTGTCCCGCCACCGCAGCACAGCAGAGTCAAGTGGAGGGacggacagagagagagaccggGATCGTTATCGGGACAGGCCcctcccacctcctcctccacctcccccaCAGGAGTCAGAGCCCCTGTACAAGGCTCTGGAGGAGCCACTGCTGATGAAACAGAGGGAGGCCGGCATAGAAACGTGGAGAGGTGGCCAGGACAGAGAGAAGGATGAGACATTTCTATTAAAAAGAGATGGAGTGATGGATGAATGGAGGAGTGGAAGTGAGAGGGGGAGGGATGAATCTTTTACCTCTCagaagagagatggagagatggaCGAATGGCGAGGTGGTAttgacagagggagggaggaatcTCATATGCTCGAGAAGAGAGATGGAAGGATGGAGGCGTGGCGAGGAGCAGAGACAGAGCAGGAGGAGACTTTTATAACTCAAAAGAAAGATtttgggatggatggatggagaggtgggatagagagagagaaagatgaatCCCTGTTTTTAAAGGACAGAGATGGTTGGAGAGCAGGGATTGAACgagaaaatgagaaacagaaGGATAGAGCTCTTGATGTGTGGAGAGGAGGAATGGATATAGACAGGGAGGAATCCTTCCTGTTTGAGAGCAAAGATGGAGGTCCAGATgggaggaaaagagggaaagaCAGAGGGTCTCTTCGGTATGGTGAGCGAGAAGATTCTGACAGCTTCTCTCTGCCTTTGACCCCTGACCTTGACCTTGACGCTGACTCTTCACCTATCTACGCCCAAGATTCAAACCCTTCTCCTCTCTACCCTGGAGACCGCCGCTCGCCACCGCTTAGCATCTTCCCCCGAAGCTCTCCGCCGACTAATATATTTGCTCCACGAGAAAGTAACTCACCTCCCAGCAACCTCTACTCCCGCCATTCACCGCAGGTGTACAGCCGGAGCAGCTCCCCTCCTCGCTTCTACACCCGCACCTCTCCCCCA